The proteins below are encoded in one region of Myxocyprinus asiaticus isolate MX2 ecotype Aquarium Trade chromosome 13, UBuf_Myxa_2, whole genome shotgun sequence:
- the LOC127450811 gene encoding G patch domain-containing protein 8-like isoform X3 yields the protein MGMGRMEMELDYAEDATEKRRVLEIEKEDTEELRQKYKDYAEKEKAIAKALEDLRANFYCELCDKQYQKHQEFDNHINSYDHAHKQRLKELKQREFARNVSSRSRKDGKKQEKMLRRLHELAEQRKQQDHVAGSGPMFKPTTVTVGGEKEEDSMDGVPMTIDSNTETSEDKGVCGVGGQGSPRTSPTISFGFNKTSSSPTPCGGSQAPKVSVSFSFAKKAPVKLETAAAVFADHVEESMEGEEGQEEEGEKTEGEERAVASNTDSPQGTAGGGCEGGGGSGEDEQSQPDDGETLASTLNKLKMMMKKEEGYSGQEPQYYHYVPPAHCRVKPHFQFLLFMKASDQCASKEEEDGEIDEKAAAGENGEQTHLKVSSKSEKGTENERIEEQNTNPSPTSTKMKTEEESCSTPAGQSNTAVLDISSQPADTKQGMSESADTGPRMPSGPFFPVLSKDESTTLQWPSELLEFTKAQPSLSYSCNPLYFDFKLSRNKGNWAGKNSKPAKPVSTDGGEGSKSDNMDTTPATIGETCTATMVAGPNTDQKEHTSLKEEGAENENKEQKLPSSEDVSGGSKKKKKKKKHKKSSKHSKCSEKEKAAVEGELENEMPGEKTKKKKKHKRKKSKNKPLDAEENEEEGVDHKEKEKDKGVKDGVSSAQSLVVTVSHEGGKRKRSHKISQCSGIEESSAEKPSSAEERNVSKRLKSDPSAPAASCSASARKSLSGGQPPSSDSEEDGGSSSQRSRPARHCSTPPREQRRHHSDDSGRSGHSRSRSSRGGDRNHRRHRGQKSRSRSYSSSSEHSSARSSAYSHRSHSYSDSYSDYSDKEHRHRSRRPSSDSDYERRDSGRSHRRNYSSSSSEDSRSRSRSHSRRKHHRRRHQRSSSRSSSRSSRSSSARSYRRSSYSRSRSSVSRSSSSTKGSPLRHGHNRRSDSATQRRDFNRSRIYRSQSPRSSSRTQTRNSNSSSAQGTRGSGGAASKEDGVAAEHRNSFTARQLLEKIQSRKGGDESGTGTKPGIKIKDPPQGYFGPKLPPVLGNKSILPLFGKFQAGKKLPLFSLTRLIEGEKSEQGKNSDSSEVILVEPIREFPPPPPPPQPPVQQQQQQKLQLEEAVPNAVVTEETRHPASDPQVFHESQQQYEHDPAMMMPQYQGEARQDPSNPMLDGHLMGPDMGPQSTMHAYAGYPAPTMEDGEIGMEAEEDGLAPLESQPITFTPEEVEKYSKLQQAAQQHIQQQLLAKQVKSFPSAAAAAAAANLAAAANLAPAPPPPPAALQPIHIQQPTVSAASATSLTTMQHAILQHHAAAMGIHPHTPHHHHPAHAQLAQIHHIPQHHLTPISLSPLGHSLGHSLGHSLGHTGLIPSHHTAFLSGQPIHIIPASALHHTPFALHHVPHAALYPTLFTHRPATAAAAAALQLHPLLHPIFSGQDLQHPPNHGS from the exons ATGGGAATGGGGCGCATGGAGATGGAG CTGGACTATGCAGAAGATGCCACAGAGAAGCGCCGGGTGTTGGAGATAGAAAAAGAAGACACAGAGGAACTGCGCCAAAAATACAAG gATTATGCGGAAAAGGAGAAAGCCATAGCCAAAGCTCTGGAGGATCTGAGGGCCAACTTCTACTGTGAGCTGTGTGATAAGCAATATCAGAAACATCAGGAGTTTGACAATCACATCAATTCCTATGACCATGCACACAAACAG AGACTAAAGGAGTTGAAGCAGAGAGAGTTTGCTCGGAATGTGTCGTCTCGTTCTAGAAAGGATGGCAAGAAACAGGAGAAGATGCTGCGCCGTCTTCATGAATTGGCAGAACAAAGGAAGCAGCAAGATCA TGTCGCTGGTAGTGGCCCTATGTTTAAACCCACCACAGTGACAGTAGGTGGTGAGAAGGAAGAAGACTCCATGGATGGTGTGCCTATGACAATTGATTCCAACACAGAAACTAGTGAAGATAAAGGAGTCTGTGGTGTTGGTGGTCAAGGCTCCCCTAGAACATCCCCTACTATCAGCTTTGGCTTCAACAAAACTAGCTCTTCCCCAACACCCTGTGGAGGCTCACAGGCTCCCAAAGTCAGTGTCTCTTTCTCCTTTGCCAAAAAAGCCCCCGTCAAACTTGAGACAGCTGCAGCTGTCTTTGCAGACCATGTTGAGGAGTCAATGGAGGGAGAAGAAGGTCAGGAAGAGGAAGGAGAAAAGACAGAAGGAGAAGAAAGAGCTGTGGCATCTAACACTGATAGCCCACAAGGTACAGCAGGAGGTGGGTGCGAAGGAGGAGGTGGCAGTGGTGAGGATGAACAGTCACAACCAGATGATGGAGAAACCCTCGCCTCCACCTTGAATAAGCTAAAGATGATGATGAAAAAGGAGGAAGGTTACTCTGGACAGGAACCACAGTATTACCATTATGTACCTCCTGCACACTGTCGGGTCAAGCCCCATTTCCAGTTTCTGCTTTTCATGAAGGCCTCAGACCAGTGTGCCAGTAAGGAAGAAGAGGATGGTGAGATAGATGAGAAGGCAGCAGCAGGTGAAAATGGAGAGCAAACACATCTAAAAGTCAGCAGTAAATCTGAAAAAGGGACTGAGAATGAACGTATAGAAGAGCAAAACACAAATCCTTCTCCCACATCAACCAAAATGAAGACAGAGGAAGAATCGTGTAGTACCCCAGCGGGGCAAAGTAATACAGCAGTTTTAGATATCTCTTCTCAACCAGCTGATACCAAGCAAGGAATGTCTGAGTCTGCAGACACAGGTCCTCGCATGCCATCTGGGCCTTTCTTTCCTGTGCTTAGTAAGGATGAAAGCACCACCTTGCAGTGGCCTTCTGAATTGCTGGAGTTCACTAAGGCTCAGCCATCTCTCTCCTACAGTTGTAATCCTCTCTACTTTGACTTCAAGCTGTCAAGAAACAAAGGAAACTGGGCAGGCAAAAACAGCAAACCTGCCAAGCCAGTTAGCACTGATGGAGGAGAGGGATCTAAGTCTGACAACATGGATACTACTCCTGCCACTATTGGAGAGACTTGCACTGCCACAATGGTAGCAGGACCAAATACTGATCAAAAGGAACATACATCCTTAAAAGAGGAGGGTGCTGAAAATGAGAACAAAGAACAGAAATTACCAAGTAGTGAAGATGTGTCTGGAGGgtctaagaaaaagaaaaagaagaagaaacacaAGAAATCAAGCAAGCATTCTAAATGCAGTGAAAAAGAAAAAGCAGCAGTGGAGGGGGAGTTAGAGAATGAGATGCCAGGAGagaaaactaaaaagaaaaaaaagcataaaagaaagaaaagcaaaaataaaccACTTGATGCTGAGGAAAATGAAGAAGAGGGAGTTGACCATaaggaaaaagagaaagacaAGGGGGTCAAAGATGGAGTGTCCTCTGCCCAGTCATTGGTAGTAACAGTTTCCCATGAGGGAGGAAAGAGAAAACGATCCCACAAGATTTCACAGTGTTCTGGAATTGAGGAAAGCAGTGCAGAAAAGCCCAGCTCTGCAGAGGAGCGCAATGTTTCTAAACGCCTTAAATCTGACCCCAGCGCACCTGCTGCCTCTTGTTCTGCCTCAGCCCGGAAGAGCTTAAGTGGAGGTCAACCTCCCAGCAgtgacagtgaggaggatggAGGATCATCCTCTCAGCGTTCCCGACCAGCTCGCCATTGCTCCACACCGCCACGTGAGCAGCGCAGACACCACAGTGATGATTCTGGACGATCAGGACATTCACGTAGTAGATCATCTCGTGGAGGCGACCGTAACCATAGACGCCACAGAGGTCAGAAGTCACGCAGTCGATCCTATTCAAGTAGCTCCGAGCATTCCTCTGCAAGGAGCAGTGCTTACAGCCACCGTAGTCATAGCTACTCAGACAGTTATAGTGACTATAGTGATAAAGAACATCGCCACAGATCAAGAAGACCTTCTTCAGATTCAGACTATGAGAGGCGTGATAGTGGCCGGTCTCACAGACGGAACTACTCCTCATCTTCCTCTGAGGACTCTCGTTCCCGCTCACGCTCACATAGCCGCAGGAAACATCATAGGCGGAGACACCAACGGAGTAGTAGCCGCAGCTCTAGTCGCAGTAGTAGGAGCAGCAGCGCTCGCTCCTATAGACGCAGTAGTTATAGTCGCAGCCGTAGCTCTGTTAGTCGTTCATCTAGCTCCACTAAGGGATCTCCACTTCGACACGGTCACAACCGCCGATCTGACAGTGCCACACAACGACGTGATTTCAACCGGTCACGCATTTACCGTTCCCAGTCTCCAAGGTCCTCTTCCCGCACACAGACCCGAAACAGCAACTCTTCATCTGCACAAGGAACTAGAGGTAGTGGTGGAGCTGCCTCAAAGGAGGACGGAGTTGCTGCAGAACATAGAAATTCATTCACTGCTCGACAGCTACTGGAGAAAATCCAATCTCGAAAAGGAGGGGATGAGTCTGGAACTGGCACCAAGCCAGGCATTAAGATCAAGGACCCTCCACAAGGATACTTTGGGCCCAAGCTCCCCCCTGTCCTTGGAAACAAAAGTATTTTGCCCCTCTTTGGTAAATTCCAGGCTGGAAAGAAACTGCCATTATTTTCTCTTACACGTTTAATTGAAGGTGAAAAGTCAGAGCAGGGGAAAAATTCTGATAGTAGTGAAGTGATCTTGGTAGAACCCATTCGTGAGtttccccctcctcctcctccaccccaGCCACCAGtccaacaacagcaacaacaaaagcTGCAGTTAGAGGAGGCTGTACCAAATGCTGTAGTGACCGAGGAGACCAGACATCCAGCCTCAGACCCACAGGTCTTTCATGAGTCTCAGCAACAATATGAGCATGATCCGGCTATGATGATGCCACAATACCAAGGTGAGGCAAGGCAAGACCCCAGTAATCCCATGTTGGATGGACATCTGATGGGGCCTGATATGGGTCCACAGAGTACTATGCATGCCTATGCTGGTTACCCTGCACCCACTATGGAGGATGGGGAAATAGGCATGGAAGCTGAAGAAGATGGACTTGCACCTTTAGAAAGTCAACCAATCACCTTTACCCCAGAGGAAGTGGAAAAGTACAGCAAGTTGCAGCAAGCAGCTCAACAGCACATTCAACAGCAGCTATTAGCCAAGCAGGTGAAGAGCTTCCCTTCAGCTGCAGCTGCTGCAGCAGCAGCTAACTTGGCAGCAGCTGCTAACCTTGCCCCTGCACCTCCGCCTCCACCAGCTGCATTGCAGCCTATTCACATCCAGCAACCCACAGTTTCTGCAGCATCTGCTACCTCCCTTACCACAATGCAGCATGCCATCCTGCAGCATCATGCTGCTGCTATGGGCATTCATCCCCATACCCCACACCATCATCACCCTGCACATGCCCAACTTGCCCAGATTCACCATATCCCTCAACATCATCTAACCCCTATCTCCTTGTCACCATTGGGCCATTCCTTAGGCCATTCATTGGGTCACTCTTTAGGACACACAGGCCTGATTCCATCTCACCACACTGCCTTTTTGTCAGGCCAACCAATACATATTATACCAGCCTCTGCGCTCCATCACACCCCTTTTGCTCTACACCATGTCCCCCATGCTGCCCTCTACCCAACTCTCTTTACCCATCGGCCAGCCACTGCAGCAGCAGCGGCTGCCCTGCAACTACACCCCCTTCTTCACCCTATCTTCTCAGGGCAGGACCTCCAACACCCTCCAAACCATGGCTCCTGA